In the Phaseolus vulgaris cultivar G19833 chromosome 7, P. vulgaris v2.0, whole genome shotgun sequence genome, one interval contains:
- the LOC137829096 gene encoding uncharacterized protein translates to MTDLPIQKVLQKPNVAGRMVRWAVELSEFDVQYEPRGPIKGQIYADFVVELSSAATHQEGASFRWVLFVDGSSNQQGSGVGVILEGPNGLLIEQAVRFAFKASNNQAEYEALIAGMLLAKEMGAKGLLAKSDSLLVTSQVTGEYQAKDPQMAAYLEYVQVLKGLFEVFELVHVPRQQNARADLLAKLASSGKGGKQRTVIQETLKTPRTTTNNMAEVQQVSTSEGMKRSHRLLTQETVKSPRISRYQVAGEIAPQIYQVESGETWMTAYQRYLDDGVLLLESAEARKIKKNLSKYTLIDGKLFRHGFTHPILVCVDGEQCTRIMAELHEEICGSHIDGRSLSSKAISVGYYWPTMREDCMRYAHRCKQCQQHADWHKAPLEELRSIYSPWPFHTRGIDILIPFPLAVRHMKYLVVAIEYFTKWIETEPMAQITTDKIQHFV, encoded by the coding sequence ATGACAGACCTCCCAATCCAAAAAGTCTTGCAAAAGCCAAATGTGGCAGGTAGAATGGTACGATGGGCAGTAGAGCTGTCTGAGTTCGACgtacagtacgagcctagaggccCCATCAAGGGCCAGATCTACGCCGACTTTGTGGTAGAACTCTCCTCAGCAGCCACACACCAAGAAGGGGCAAGTTTCAGATGGGTGCTTTTTGTAgatggttcctcaaaccaacaaggtagtggggttggtgtcatcttggagggaccaaATGGGTTATTGATTGAGCAGGCCGTACGATTTGCTTTCAAGGctagtaacaaccaagcagagtatgaggccctgatcgctggaatgttgttggctaaggagatgggagcaaaggGGTTGTTAGCAAAGAGTGACTCTTTGCTAGTTACAAGCCAAGTCACGGGGGAGTACCAAGCCaaagaccctcagatggccGCGTACCTAGAATATGTCCAGGTCCTGAAGGGTTTGTTCGAAGTGTTCGAGTTAGTCCACGTACCCAGacaacagaatgcccgagctgacttgcttgcaaagctcgccagttcgggcaaggggggcaagcagaggacggtgattcaggagaccctgaagacacctcgaactACCACGAACAATATGGCAGAAGTCCAACAGGTTAGCACATCAGAAGGGATGAAGAGGAGTCATCGGTTGTTAACACAGGAGACAGTAAAATCACCCAGAATAAGCAGGTACCAGGTGGCTGGGGAGATAGCACCGCAAATTTACCAGGTCGAATCAGGAGAAACTTGGATGACAGCTTACCAACGCTACCTGGATGATGGAGTACTCCTGCTAGAATCTGCAGAAGCtcgaaaaatcaagaaaaatttgagcaagtacaccctgatcgaTGGGAAGTTGTTCAGGCATGGTTTCACCCATCCTATACTAGTATGTGTAGACGGTGAACAATGCACGCGCATCATGGCCGAGCTACATGAAGAGATATGCGGTAGCCACATCGATGGTCGATCTCTCTCATCAAAGGCCATTAGCGTagggtattactggccaaccatgagggaggATTGCATGAGGTACGCCCATcggtgcaagcagtgccaacaacacgctgattggcacaaggcgcccctaGAGGAGTTGAGATCGATCTACAGCCCGTGGCCATTTCATACCAGGGGGATCGATATTCTGATACCTTTCCCTTTGGCAGTACGACatatgaagtacctcgtggttgccATAGAGTATTTCACGAAGTGGATCGAGACTGAGCCAATGGCACAGATCACAACCGATAAAATCCAGCACTTCGTGTGA